Below is a genomic region from Raphanus sativus cultivar WK10039 chromosome 4, ASM80110v3, whole genome shotgun sequence.
atataaataataaaatatttataattaaattatcttagatatacttaaaattttaaaagttatttataaaaaaaatgtatagattatttttattttaaaacttaagtgaattttttcaaattattattatatattttgatattttgttcaaaatttttgaagttatttatatttgaaccttttacctttcaaaattgaacaaaatattaaaatatataataataacttttgaaaaaaaatcacttaagttttaaaaataaaaaataatcttatacaagaaatttttataaataacttcaaaattttaagtataattaaaataatttaattataaatattttattatttatattttagtaatatataagttaGAATATGACAATGCTTCGATGAATATGACAATGCTTCGATGATATTTTGGTGGAGAATTACTTAATAACAACATCCAAAGAATAGGCCCAAATTACTTCTTGATCATATAAGAAAAACAGATATAACCTCTGATGGCCTTTTATTTGTGCGTTTTCTCAAACACTCACCATTTTCTAAATAAGAAACACACCCAAcgaaaatcaaaacacaaatcgaaaagaaaaatcgaaaaaaacattgttaatcCGATATTGTCAAGCGAAAAAAGTAGAAGAAACCCTTAGAAATATATCGAGGGTGATGAGTACGTCACAACAGAAACCATTGACGACGCTACGATTCTCAGTACTTGTAGTCCTTCACGTGAAGGCTCTCTGCGGCTCCATCACCAAGCTTAGCATCACCCTTGTATGTTCCGAGAGTGGCTTCAGAGTTAGCCTTGCACCTCACATACAAAGCCTCTTGAGCGGCCTTGACGTTCTCCTCTTTACCTGCCCATGTCTTCAAAGTGCTCTGCTGCAACGCACGTCCGAAAGAGAAAGACAATGACCACGGCTTCTTGGTCTTCAACTGGTTCATCGCGTTCAAGTTCTTGGTCGCCTCCTCCTCGCTCTGTCCTCCAGACAAAAACACAATAGCTGGAACAGCCGGTGGGACGGTTCTCTGAAGAGCACGGACAGTGTGCTCAGCGATAACCTCTGGCGCAACCTTAGCACTGTCGGAACCAGGTGTGACCATGTTAGGCTTCAACAAAGTTCCCTCGAGCAAGACGTGGTGGTCGCTAAGAGCCTTGTAGCAAGCAGCAAGGACACGCTCAGTGACGGCAGCACACTTGTGGATGTCGTGGGATCCATCGACAAGGATCTCAGGCTCAACGATGGGTACAAGACCGTTCTCCTGGCAGATCACAGCGTACCTAGCCAACCCGTAGGCGTTCTCGTGGATGGAATGCTCCGATGGCTCGTTCTCTCCGATCTTGAGAACCGCACGCCACTTGGCGAAACGTGCACCGGCTTCGTAGTACTTCTTGCAACGCTCACCGAGACCGTCGAGACCTTGAGTGGTGGTCTCGCCGTTGGTTCCGGCTAGCTCGACGGTACCCTTGTCGACTTTGATACCTGGAAGAACTCCTCCTTCCTTCAAGATATCAACGAAAAGCTTGCCTGcgtacaaaaaaaaacaataagaaaCCTCTACAAACACACATAAACAGAGACTAACTGTAAGAGAGATATAGTTAGAGGACTTAATCGTAATTACAGAGTTTACTAATTACAATTAAGTCCTCTAACAATACCTCTCTACAAACAGAGAAAGATCTGATTTCACATACCATCGGAGCTCTTCTGGTAAAGAGTCTCCTCGAAGAGGATGACACCACTGAGGCAAGGGAGAGCACCAGGGGCGGTGAAGAGAAGCTCACGGAGAGCACGTCTGTTGGACTCAACGTTCTCGACGTTGATGCTCGCGAGACGCTTTCCGATGGTACCGGTGGACTCATCGGCGGCGAGGATACCTTTCCCGGGTGTGCCGATGTAGGCAGCGTTAGCGATCAACTCATCTGTACACAACAAACGCATAAACGATCACTAAACAGAACAAATCATCACGAAAAGATTCAGATCGTGAATACGATTCGATCAGATCGAGAGATCCATATCAATCCCCAAAACAAGCAACGGTAATGATTACGAGTTGATTAGATGGTTAACTATGATACTAAACTGATGAGCATAGTCAGATCTACGATACTTTCATCGAGTGATCGATTTCAATCCCTAGAACAGGTAACAACAGTAACTAATACAGTCTAGATCTAGCTAGTTAACAACGGAGACGGTTGATAACGAAGCGAATACGATCGAGAAAGAGAGCTTACCGGCGTATTTGCTGGTGAAGGCAGACATCGTTTGTGACGGATTGATCGAGAGAGGATATTAAAAAAAGATGCGGAATAAAGGAGACGAGATAGAGAGATGGAAGTTGGTGGACCACTAGAGGGGAAAGGCTTTGGTATTTATAGATGCAGATGAGAGGTTTGATTCAAGGGTTTAGATCTGTGGCATGTTCTCCAAGAAACACTTTTTCAGCCGTTGGATCTCTCTCACGTGGTTTAGAGTTGGCAGTTTTTGTCTTATTCTCTTTTTTACCCTTTCTAGATTATATTTCAAGAATTAGCTTTTGGGGGTAATTTGGTAACTTGAAATATTATTTCTGGAAATGCATGACTTCGACCGCACCATGGACGGCCCAAAATAAACCTTCTCTAGCTCCAAACCGTCAAACGAATTATAAACTAGTTTGTGTAAATGCTATATAACGCTTCTTTTAGTATTAATGAAActttcagtgacaaaaaaaaaaatataacactTCTTTTCAAGTTTCAACTCTATTATTGTATCATAATAATAAGTTTTTTAGACAGTTTGACTTCCAAACTCCatagaatattattttctaCAAATAATCTTTTTCTTCTAGATTTACAGGAAAATGCGACTTTGATATCTCCTAACAAAGAAAATTATATCTGAGATTTAGATAGAGACACATCAACCGAAATAACCGCAAGTCTTCGTTTACACTTCACATGTTTCATCAGCATCAATCAATCTTTCAAATTCATTTACTTTTTTACCAAAATGACCCGTAGTATATATCTTGTTTTTGTAAGTTTTACTCAAAAAAAAGCTTTAAAAGTGTCttaagcaaaataaaaaaaacaagacaaaaaaggttttaaaagTGTCTTGTAGGATCTCTAAGTGCAGATTGTACTTTCATTCCTTGCGCTTTTGGATTTCAATCATACATGTCATGGATTAGATTGTAGCATGTATATATTACTGTGCAAATGGTTATAGAGAAACTCTAAGATATCActaattttttatcatatatataacacATAAAAGGACCAAAAtgatcaaatttttattaaaaaaataaatacacttATATTTATAGGGTTAATTGATCTAAATGTATAATTTAGATTTGAGTGGTGGGATTTTGAAGtgaaaatatagagaaaaattaattatttaaagcaataaattttttaaaaattgatttcaaaataaaaatttgaaaaatgagAACAATTCAAGAAAAGATCACAATTTcgagttgaattttttttcaaaatatttttttcttatttatttaaatatttatttatatttatatatctttataatattaattgaaAAGTTAGTTTTCAAAATGTCGCACTCACATTTATTCTTACGGTGGTTAATTACAGAGACacttttaatgaattaaaatattatatctaattgctattattaaaaaaataatgaataatttatggcaattaaatttttagttttagtttcctttttatatttcaaaatagcatatttaattaaaagaaatatcatataattaaaaacgaaaattatatttacaaaaaggaaagaaaacatgtttttatatataatatgatttcataaaaaggaaagttcacgaaaaaattttgatgttaaaaaataatcatctttaaagatatattaaataacgtaatatatatatatatatataattaataaaaatgtttgtttataTCAGTCTGTTTcctaatattattttaaaaatttaatttaaataacatatactAAAATATCATTGATGAactagaaatattttataattgctaCTGTTGAGATATTAAAGTATCATTttgcataatttatttttgtcaaaTTCTTTAAGgcttaatattttgattttaaattttgatttttaaattttatatatttatacaacatATACCTATAATTAGAATACATAAACccaatatgaatttttatgattatgattatttttaatatgttttacatCTAAAGTATAAAGTTATATAGAATttacacacacaaaaatattttgtaaataatgaTATCcgtttattgtttaaaattttattggttatgTTCGTTTGTTTATGAAACTTCGCACTTGTCgtcattttcagttttttataCTATTCATAGAAAcccaaaaatatcaaataatataaaagaatttatgatgatatatatacatattaaggATGAAGAGCTGAACTAatgcaataaataaaactaatcaaaTTTACTTTAACTAGAAAAGTAATTATACACATATGTGAAGAGATATGTATAACTCgattgttgcatctgtgtgtcttaaatctctgttgtaccagtaaaaggaaatcgggtttttgaggccgtataaatatgggtctaagggtttgtaaattattatcacatcattaataagaaaccctaaacgggtatttgcttcaatacgttttcttctctattcttcttctaacctaaacgacggctgttcacaacaTCGATATAACCcacaaaattaaacaataaaaacttttatgaTGGAAAACAAactctaaaagaaaaaaaaacaattacttAAAAATTTAGTCTATTTCAACACAAAAATACTATGGTCAAACTTGGAGAAGTAAATACAGTTCAATTTaccaaataataaccaaatcGACTAGATATTATATAACCAAATtacatgtttaattaaaataatataatcatatttaaaataaaacatacatataaattacaaaataattaaaacaagaatatttataattttataatacagttttatgtaaatatttatatccgtgcatgagcaagGAAAATCACTTAGTTTAGAAGTAAAGGtagaaaactattttttttttaataaaactttttgatcatttttttctatatgTATTGTTTTGGTCAAGAAACTCATTTTTTGGGAGATCTATCAATGATTATAAGTGGAAACAAATGTTCTCATATTTAattgtagttaaaaaaatgtttgacTTGTAATGCTATGATGCTATATAACATTTGAATCTATGAGGAGCTTCAACTACTAAACAATTTTTGACGGTTCCTCTTTCCAGACGTTAGGAGTTTCTTACGATGAGGAAGAGAAGAGGTACGGTTCTGACATGTATATGAGGTTGAGCTGTCATTTTCAATTGGAGAGAGGAACGGCGACGAGAGACTTGTTGGTGGAGAGGGGAGACTCTCTGGTGTATTTCATGCCGGATCGATGTAGATGTTTCTGCATAGTCTCAATTAGGGTTGGCTTTATATAGAAGGAGATAGAGGGGAAGATGGAAGGAAACCATTAAAGCAAGAGTGGATTACGGTGACGGTGAAGTGCTGAGAATTTGATCGTCGGGAAAGAGGAACCGTCGGGGAAGATCACGCTTCAGCCATAGCGAGTTGGGCTTGATTTGGATAGTTTTAGATATATGCTCAACAGAGACGAACTGAGATTGAAGCCCAACTGATTTAAGTGACGAAAACTCCTCTCTTATTGGCCTGAATTAATCTACTTACGTGGACGTTTTCTCCTTTGATTATATTcaccttttagtatagtatatacTAGGGACTTTTGAACTGAGAACTAAATTCCGGGGTTGAAAAACATATGATGGAAGGTTTTAGGGGATCCACGGATGACTGAAtcatgaatttatttatttttcgtcCACGTCATCAAATCGCATGACATGTGAATGATGAAAGAATTTATGTAAAAAATGACATTCTGTAGTTTTTATCAGCAAGACTCCTATAAATTTTGCAAACCAAACTTTTAACTCTACCCATATGAAAAACCATTCTCAGTTACTTTCTTACACTACGCAGTGCGAGATATATGGATATGCTTTGGTATTTAAACCGTTCAAACTGAGTAAACCGAATAAAccaatcaattaaaatataatagcatAAGTACATGTAAAttgtataatataattaatagtatatacttgatttattttgttgatatgaaccttatatttaaatgtttatttcattaattttatattctattttaaatagtttagtaGTTTatctaaaccaaattaaattattgtataatAAAAGTGTTCTTGGATAGGCATAAACAGAGtcactaaaacaaaattttacttATAATGAGAATACAATGtaatttaaccaaaatattttataaatagtattaTAAAGTAATAGAGTACTACATTTCTAGCAAAATTTACTTGAGTTTTATACCCCCATCAACATTATGTATAATCATAAACATAACCTTCAAGGACAGatccaaaaaataatttaattaatgtgAAACATACTTTTATTTAATAGCCAAAAAGTATtctatttatgtatatatatcacataatatataaacacCCATAAgtttaaaacaaatttcattaattttattatcatcattatctaaaaagaATCTATATAATGTTATCCAAAAGTACCTtacatcataatatttttaaaatacatataaatccATGAACATAGTTTcatgtatatatgaatgttttcaagtttattaatatataaaataaaagatatatttataataataatttattcattttatttaataacattCAAAccattttatatccaaaaataaatttatattttatttaataatattcaaaattatttatatccaaaaataaatttatatatttaaataaattatacatttattttttaaataataatatttcacacttaaaagttaatttatgttattaattaagattcattattttaataaaaatattgttaatatatatatatatatatatattaatatactatatatatattgtaatttaatatatacaaatatatatatatatatatatatatatatattataatttaacatCTAGCTTTTACAATACCAATGGTGTattgtaattgcaaaataacaatttttgattggttgcaaatatTGCTggtaaaaatatacatgtaatttttgtaattaattagaaaaatcAGATGCAAAATCATATGAAGTATTatgatttaatagtatagatgtgaTATACTACCATGGGCAGAGCAAAGAACATTTTACTGACACTAGTCTGCCGAGCGACAAATGTATGTAAGTAAGTATGTAACCAATCGCAATGACTATCAATAAAAAGTTgatatagaaaattatatagTGATATATATTCGTTTAACCAAAAAggtaatatatattcaaaatttataatcgGTCGAtcatgtcatatatatatatatattatttgtttttatttagtatatcgaatataaatttttagttatacttttcaaaaaaaaaatcaaaagtttcataatttatagaagaaatagaataaaaaatacctgattgttttaattatttagtggatataaaagtataataaaacatgaaaaatatgaaatatctgTTAAAGTAAGATATAAAAATGCATCTtgcaattttatataaaatgtaaaaataaaaaaacgaaaaagaataaaaaacttAGAATTAGactggatttttatttttgaaagaagGAATGaagatttatttgtatttataggCGAAGTGAAAAAAGCTAAACATGCATTCAATTATGTCGactaacttttttttctcatctCATTATAACATAGTTTCTTCAGCATGCAaacacttttatatttttttttatttttttatgtgttTTGAAGTGTGAATGACCATTACATGCAGAGTTCTCTGCATGTGATTTTGTTCTCTGTTTGTTCTGTCCCACATTCAATGCATAAATGTTTAAATGGAAGGGTGGGACAAATGCAGTTCTCCAACACATGATATTCTTCTACAATCAAATCATCTTTCacctttcttttgtttttaagtgTATGAATAGAGAGGCAATATAATAGCATATGTTATTCATCAGTTTTCTTTTGTGTATTTTAAGccattcaagtttttttttgaagttacaAAGAGAAAGTCATGAAAACGACATACTTTTGTCCtttttctgcaaaaaaaaacagttcatCTGCCTACAGTTTGAtccacctttttttttaatttgtgaatGCATACAAAACATAGTTTATTCTGCATCATTGTTTCTTCTGCATTTCTCATGTCTCTCTCCTGCTTTATATTCAGACACATTGTTTCGAATGGACGATGCGGTTCAAAATATGCAGATCAATAGATAATGCATAAATGTAGATCAAGTAAATATGCATAATAAATGCACAtcaactattttattaaatcatcattGTTGATTGAATTAGGATTGAACATTTTAGATTTACGGTTAGGGTTGGAATGTTGGAATCCATTTAAAACCAATATTTTTAGAATGTATTAGATTGAATAACTAATGTCGGGTTCATGTCAGTTTCTTTTTAAAACCCGAAACATAGCCGAATTAAACAGAAAtaattgttgttttttgtttaacatATAATAGTGATGATGGACAAAAATGTAGATAAAACTACAGTATATTTCTTCTGTGTTTATTCTACATTATATTCATACTCTTTCAGTGAGATGCAGATTAAAACTCAGATTTAATGCAGAATATTAATTTTGCTTATAGTTCTGCATTTGTTTCTTTTCACTTTTTAAAATGCAGAACAAAAAACCCGTTAAATCTGCATGTAGATTCTTTTTAGAAAGTAAATTATTGACTTGGAATGCAATCCATAACTATTGCAGGAGAAAAGCAGATAAAATCAACATGCAGAGGAAACTGCAAAAGCTATTCATTCAACTTATAAAATGCAAgtctaactaaaaataataaaatatatttaatctgcATGGAGAAGTCTTTTCTGtactatttattttctgttatgtactatttatttttgtcatgcaatttttacatttatttaaattatttatatttatatatatactaatgaAAGAGAtgtgtattttattaaattataatctcTTTcgtattttgattttaaaattgtagtAATATGGTTTTAGAGCAGTAAcatatattttggtaaaattgcaataaaatatatttcgtTAAAATTGTCGGAACATGTATTCCGTTAAATTCAaacgtttttaaattttgatttcgtTGAAACTgtaatttatgtattatatttatatatgatatgttTTGATATAGTTCatagaaatttttattatttaaatatataatcttcTTTATTTAGACTTTTTAAGATATATACCTATAATAACTATTTGATCTATTTAGGGGTAGTAAATCCGGATATCGATTTGGTTTTTATGGCTTTTctgtatttcggttagtaaaatataactactattctaaatccatatttacttcagTTTGATTCGGTTTATATACAgtcggttttcggtttatttggttttataccaaaaacataattatttattttcaagtcatattatatgaattttagagtcatgttatcaaagtaatcatttattagtaaatatgatatattcaaatatatgaaCAAAAGGGTAaccatcaaataaaataatcaaatcgagaattaaaatcaaagcttgaaattttgaaataaaacaagCATGAAATAAAAGTTTTCCCACTTCTGTATTTAATGTTCATCAAAGTCATGATTCTTCTATTAAACACAAAACTTTATTCTTTTAtagataggaaaaaaaattatgaagaaTTTTCACTAATcgttgtccatcaaatttataaccTTCGCTTCAGCTTCGTCAATGCTGAAATAAAGcaaaatgattataaaaaaaagactaagaaaataagaagcatCAGTAACgatatattgttatttaattatagttcaagtattttataaataagggcttctttattattataaaaatatgataatagttataacaaaaaaaataacttacatAACAAACAGATTTTCATATGTTgttataaaatagatacatatttacatgtttctacttttgatcggttttgtttggtttatccGGTTATAAACCAAATCATATCAAAATCCTgctgttttaataaaatcatatacattCGGTTTATATGTTATgtaccaaaaccaaaccatattgtttatttcggttcggttcggtacgGTTTGGTTTTACCATATTGAATAGCCCTAGATCTATTTGATCTATTTGATCTGCATCTTCCCGCATGATCTACTTCAGTTGCACTTTTTCCACTTGATATCCCTGTTCTAAAACGCGGGCGCCTAGCCGCGTAATCGCCCGCGTATACGTGAAACGTGAGGTTGCCGTGGCGAATAAGTCCAATTCGGTGATATTATACGGTGCTCCGATTTTAGTCCGAATAGCGCACTAAATTTGATAACGCGGCCGCCTAATGGATGATACAgttgattaattaaaaatttaaacgtCGTCTGGCCCAAATTATTTTGGCCCattcagattaaaaaaaaaattaaaaaccttatcTCTTTATCCCGAGAATCGATTTGGATTTTTCTCTGAAATTTTCACACTTGAAATCCTAATTCTTATCTGTGATTTTTGTTGTCAATCGAAAGTGAGACAGAGTGAATCAAGAGCTCATACATGTCTGGTCAACATTTCCACCCTTACTGAAATCATTCTCGGTAATAATCTTTTACCAAAGCTTGGTTGTTAGTGAAATTTGCTTAGGTTGGTGTTTATATAGATCGTGAATCAAGAGCTGATAAATGTTGTGAGCGGagctttgttgttgtttagtGGAAGCTTTGTTGATGATTTTAGTTATAGAAGCTTTTTCAGTTTTGTATCTTTttgttagttttctttttttttttgattaaaaataaaatcttgatTTAGAGCTTCGTCGTGTATCACACACCAAGCTTCTTACTGTATTGTCTGGTTTCACATCACCTGCCCTAGAGTGTCTGTAAGAAGGTTCAAAAaacatctttcttttttttttgttagtttttagTGTTTGTCTTTATAgtttagtaaataatttttaataaggAAAATGGAACTTGTCCTGTAGTGATGTTTGGATGTTAGCAATCAAAATTTTGGAAGTGTATTCGTGAGCCATGTTAATAATCAATTCacgttttatatattttgtctcGTAATGATGTTGAAATTTTAT
It encodes:
- the LOC108848619 gene encoding fructose-bisphosphate aldolase 8, cytosolic, which codes for MSAFTSKYADELIANAAYIGTPGKGILAADESTGTIGKRLASINVENVESNRRALRELLFTAPGALPCLSGVILFEETLYQKSSDGKLFVDILKEGGVLPGIKVDKGTVELAGTNGETTTQGLDGLGERCKKYYEAGARFAKWRAVLKIGENEPSEHSIHENAYGLARYAVICQENGLVPIVEPEILVDGSHDIHKCAAVTERVLAACYKALSDHHVLLEGTLLKPNMVTPGSDSAKVAPEVIAEHTVRALQRTVPPAVPAIVFLSGGQSEEEATKNLNAMNQLKTKKPWSLSFSFGRALQQSTLKTWAGKEENVKAAQEALYVRCKANSEATLGTYKGDAKLGDGAAESLHVKDYKY